From Plasmodium brasilianum strain Bolivian I chromosome 2, whole genome shotgun sequence, one genomic window encodes:
- a CDS encoding cold-shock protein — MFNKKLPKKLNSNFFSFSKTRLFSELVHKEKHDKITGNVIKFDRRKGYGFIKPNDGGPDIFVHYTDIFLNRNFYVSSDEKKKLLWNSNVNLGRMKDNFDFENDSVKKKDEIKKEFKYLIPGERVKFSVIYDEKNHSSKAVNVEYLE; from the exons atgtttaataaaaaacttCCAAAAAAACTGaattccaattttttttctttttcgaaAACACGACTTTTTTCTGAATTAGTacataaagaaaaacatgATAAAATCACAGgaaatgttataaaatttgATAGGAGAAAAGGATACGGTTTTAtaa agCCGAATGATGGAGGACCTGACATATTCGTTCACTACACGGATATTTTCCTCA ATAGAAACTTTTACGTATCAAgtgatgaaaagaaaaagttacTATGGAATTCAAATGTGAACTTAGGAAGGATGAAAGATAATTTTGATTTTGAAAATGAtagtgtaaaaaaaaaggatgaaattaaaaaagaatttaaatatttaataccAGGCGAGCGAGTGAAATTTTCCGTCATTTACGATGAGAAAAACCATTCAAGTAAAGCAGTAAATGTTGAGTACCTCGAGTGA
- a CDS encoding N-acetyltransferase, which yields MASYQYFSYIDLYKINNVNLDPFTEVFNDKFYLRYIYKWPHMNIVTKEMDDHISGYIIGKEEGLGEEYHGHVTALSIEEDSRRSGKGIDLMNEFERISKEIHKGNFVDLFVRITNDPAINMYKKLGYVINEEIINYYCGKKKKNKIKNEKNIKIKYKKNDKIKNEKYDKIKNEKYDKTKNEKYDKIKNEKYDKIKNEKYDKIKNEKYDKIKNEK from the exons atGGCTAGCTATCAATATTTTAGTTACATTGATTTATACAAAATCAACAATGTAAATTTAGATCCCTTCACTGAAGTGtttaatgataaattttACTTGAGATACATTTACAAATGGCCCCACATGAATATTGTCACGAAGGAGATGGATGATCACATAAGTGGGTATATTATAG GAAAGGAAGAAGGATTGGGGGAAGAGTATCATGGACATGTAACTGCATTATCCATTGAAGAGGACAGCAGAAGGTCAGGAAAAGGTATAGACTTAATGAACGAGTTTGAAAGAATATCAAAAGAAATTCATAAAGGAAATTTTGTTGATTTATTTGTTAGAATTACTAATGATCCAGCCATAAACATGTATAAAAAGTTAGGATATGTAATTAACGaggaaattattaattattattgcG gaaaaaaaaaaaaaaataaaataaagaatgaaaaaaatattaaaataaagtataaaaaaaatgataaaataaagaatgaaaaatatgataaaataaagaatgaaaaatatgataaaacaaagaatgaaaaatatgataaaataaagaatgaaaaatatgataaaataaagaatgaaaaatatgataaaataaagaatgaaaaatatgataaaataaagaatgaaaaataa
- a CDS encoding cleavage and polyadenylation specificity factor subunit 5 produces MITNIVTKTNDAGYFRILGNVRNYPKRPIFIIEEVFPFLDYFTFEWERAFTPFSFIEFVHNQYMTCPIVVMIYILFCKYGCAFMKKRNAFNLKWGVAIWNIFLSVFNIIVLIKLLPVLLYILYNYSFNGLLTIPPIYTCAFGPVGAWTMLFIISKYTELFDTVFLILRKKNITLLHWFHHATVLLYTWDTYFVEQPTGFLFIFINALVHFIMYFYYFLATIYNKALKWNIFVTCIQICQMLIGILLTIYCLYITFVYKYNTNWNVEHVKTMKHNFSFDNGHYISRKNVIFASLMYLSYLYLFAKYFFDRQSQSTAKSSVRSGVKSPRCIYEYAACRKINKQIDKRTNERTNERTNERTNERTDKRTDKRTDKRTDKRTDKRTDKRTDKRTDKRTDKRTNRRSNRWTDRRTNKLINSRRQIYSNIYTIPSHLTSCSPVTVHRDINRAVQSYNHSPSKTDKRNTANLSSGFLQKDMIIGDASGPMASGAGTNVSNRESKSEWLLYPQSNYEFNIDEKLKNKFIIDIEKCKKRINSYNKNGIRNSVLAIILCHRYEYPHVLLLQHVQSQKYYLLSGKFKSWEKPKEVLKEKLQKYINKIKDINFSTTQFNSHIQQQQQEDIVDIGEFLGEWWRTQYNSVYLPYLPAHITRPKEYVRLYQVSISSKCIFHLPPGFTLKALPLFDLTSCGVAISGLSSILSRFKLHCMVQDEDEGEELLAPDK; encoded by the exons ATGATAACGAATATTGTAACTAAAACCAATGATGCAGGGTACTTCAGAATTTTGGGAAATGTCCGAAATTATCCAAAAAGACCTATATTCATAATAGAAGAAGTTTTTCCCTTCCTAGATTACTTCACATTCGAATG GGAGAGGGCGTTTACACCATTCAGTTTCATAGAATTTGTGCATAACCAGTATATGACATGCCCTATAGTAGTGAtgatatacattttattttgcaagTATGGATGCGCGTTtatgaaaaagagaaatgcATTTAACTTAAAATGGGGTGTAGCAATATGGAATATATTCTTATctgtttttaatataatagtattaataaaattattaccaGTTTTGTTGTATATactttataattattctttcAATGGATTATTAACGATACCAccaatatatacatgtgcattTGGACCAGTCGGAGCATGGACAATGTTGTTTATAATATCTAAATATACAGAATTATTTGATACTgtgtttttaatattacgaaaaaagaatataactCTATTACATTGGTTTCATCATGCTACTGTCTTGCTATATACATGGGACACATACTTTGTAGAACAACCCACTGgatttcttttcatttttattaatgcacttgtacattttattatgtacttttattatttcttagctactatttataataaagcATTAAAATGGAATATATTCGTAACATGTATACAGATTTGTCAGATGCTCATAGGCATCTTATTAACTATTTATTGCTTGTATATAActtttgtttataaatataatactaaTTGGAATGTAGAACATGTTAAAACCATGAAGCATAATTTCTCTTTTGATAATGGTCATTATATATCAAGAAAGAACGTCATATTTGCCTCCCTTATGTACCTGTCATACTTGTACTTGTTTGCAAAGTACTTCTTTGATAG GCAATCTCAGTCAACAG CCAAGAGTAGCGTTCGCAGTGGTGTGAAATCCCCTAGATGCATTTACGAATATGCGG CCTgcagaaaaataaacaaacaaatagataaaagaacaaatgaACGAACAAATGAACGAACAAATGAACGAACAAATGAACGAACAGATAAACGAACAGATAAACGAACAGATAAACGAACAGATAAACGAACAGATAAACGAACAGATAAACGAACAGATAAACGAACAGATAAACGAACAGATAAACGAACAAATAGAAGATCAAATAGATGGACAGATAgaagaacaaataaattgATAAAC AGTAGAAGACAGATATactcaaatatatacacCATACCATCTCATTTAACCTCTTGCTCGCCAGTTACAGTACATAGGGATATCAACCGTGCGGTGCAGTCCTATAACCACAGTCCATCCAAAACTGATAAACGTAACACTGCTAATCTCAGCAGCGGCTTCCTCCAAAAGGATATGATAATAGGAGATGCGAGTGGGCCCATGGCAAGTGGGGCGGGTACAAATGTAAGCAACAGAGAGAGCAAGTCGGAGTGGCTTCTGTACCCACAGTCGAATTATGAATTCAATATTGATGAAAAGCTAAAgaacaaatttattattgatatagaaaaatgtaaaaagcgtataaattcatacaataaaaatggaataagAAATTCTGTACTGGCAATAATTTTATGTCATCGATATGAATATCCCCATGTTTTACTATTACAACATGTACAAAGtcagaaatattatttattaagtgGAAAATTTAAATCATGGGAAAAACCAAAGGAggtattaaaagaaaaactacaaaagtatattaacaaaattaaagatattaatttttcaacaACTCAATTCAATTCACATatacaacaacaacaacaagaAGATATAGTTGACATAGGTGAATTCTTAGGAGAGTGGTGGAGGACTCAGTATAATTCAGTTTATTTGCCATACTTACCTGCACATATAACAAGACCAAAGGAATATGTTCGTTTATATCAAGTTTCTATATCGTCCaaatgtatttttcatttaccgCCAGGATTTACTTTAAAAGCTTTACCATTGTTTGACCTTACAAGTTGTGGGGTTGCTATCAGTGGACTCTCTAGTATACTGTCAAGGTTCAAGTTGCACTGCATGGTGCAGGATGAAGATGAGGGGGAGGAGCTGCTGGCACCAGATAAATAG
- a CDS encoding tubulin-specific chaperone a: MENLPAHFRLLKINHGAVRRLFKELNYYEKEERELRSKVDKLKNENRNECEIIRSEEILQETVRVLPHISNSLQKSLQKLCEIIYEHFLNILEIKDNKIEICKACSENELKEILMTQYDDFCKEIEDINQILEKIFIHIKDASLPVCPSVVKSNLVLPKEECVDI, encoded by the exons ATGGAAAACCTGCCCGCGCACTTTagacttttaaaaattaaccaCGGAGCTGTAAGAAGATTGTTCAAAGAACTGAACTACTACGAAAAGGAAGAAAGAGAGCTAAGAAGCAAAGTAGATAAGCTTAAG AATGAGAACAGAAACGAATGTGAAATAATTAGGTCTGAAGAAATTTTGCAAGAAACTGTTCGAGTACTCCCGCATATCAGTAATTCTTTGCAGAAAagtttacaaaaattatgtgaaataatttatgaacATTTTCTTAACATTTTAGAAATAAAGGACAACAAAATTGAAATTTGTAAGGCATGTTCTGAGAacgaattaaaagaaatactaATGACACAATATGATGACTTTTGCAAAGAAATAGAGGATATAAAtcaaatattagaaaaaatattcattcaCATTAAAGATGCCTCACTTCCTGTATGCCCATCCGTTGTTAAGAGCAACTTAGTCTTACCAAAGGAGGAATGTGttgatatataa
- a CDS encoding phenylalanine--tRNA ligase alpha subunit, with protein MNANIVEDEQKNEELSRFIYILDKEFKLCKEEAKKEEEAKKEEEAKKDRGGEKKEEQDEYYSNLKKEKGIEVLPNEYASSLSISKKYDLDHNKVVGLMKKLEVLYYIINTVKTFNTYHLTEEGLQYLKEGTPEYLVLKYVVLEKKTCSIEDLKKKFGKKGDIGLNVNLKNRTIQLNKTDKSLSSSVDVNKLQDVTQMYLSLIDMHGHDEQLLMKEVERVGLINDVITDGHVSCVMQNLRKRKLVEVKKNSYCYVVKTSAFKKDIKKQITDLNYLLLKNEEYKKYDIKEYNFFSSGKKIIKGTLHVLTKQMRIFKDIFISLGFEEMETHNYVESSFWCFDALYIPQQHPSRDLQDTFFIKDPEICQDNFIDIGYIENVKRVHSVGDYGSFGWNYEWKIEESKRNVLRTHTTSNSCRTLFKLAKEYNRKGHIILPKKYFSIDRVFRNENLDSTHLAEFHQVEGLIIDKNLGLAHLIGTLSAFYKYIGIHKLKFKPAFNPYTEPSMEIFGYHEQSRKWLEVGNSGVFRPEMLRAMGFPKDVSVIAWGLSLERPTMIKYNVKNIRDLFGYRSTL; from the coding sequence ATGAATGCAAACATCGTGGAGGATGAACAAAAGAATGAGGAGCTGAGCAGGTTTATTTACATACTGGATAAAGAATTTAAATTGTGTAAAGAGGAAGCGAAAAAGGAAGAGGAAGcgaaaaaggaagaagaagCGAAGAAAGATCGagggggggaaaaaaaagaggaacaGGATGAATATTACagcaatttaaaaaaagagaaaggaATAGAAGTATTACCAAATGAATACGCATCATCATTAagtataagtaaaaaatatgacttAGATCATAATAAAGTAGTTGGATTAATGAAAAAGTTAgaagtattatattatattattaatactgtAAAAACTTTTAATACGTACCATTTGACGGAAGAAGGATTACAATACTTGAAGGAAGGAACGCCAGAATATCTTGTCCTTAAATATGTAGTACTAGAGAAGAAAACATGTAGTATAGaggatttaaaaaaaaaatttggaaagAAAGGTGATATTGGTTTGAACGTTAACTTGAAGAACAGGACAATCCAGCTAAACAAGACTGATAAATCGTTGAGTTCAAGTGTTGATGTGAACAAGCTTCAGGATGTAACTCAGATGTACTTGAGCCTTATTGATATGCACGGACATGATGAACAATTACTAATGAAGGAGGTGGAGAGGGTTGGCCTAATTAACGACGTTATTACCGATGGACATGTTAGCTGTGTGATGCAAAATTTGAGGAAGAGAAAGCTGGTAGAggtaaagaaaaattctTATTGTTATGTAGTAAAAACAAGTGCCTTTAAAAAAGACATAAAAAAGCAGATAACCgatttgaattatttattattaaaaaatgaagaatataaaaaatatgatattaaagaatataattttttttcaagtggaaagaaaataattaaggGTACTTTACACGTTTTAACAAAACAGATGAGAATTTTTAaggatatatttatatcattggGATTTGAAGAAATGGAAACACATAATTATGTAGAATCCTCCTTTTGGTGTTTCGATGCTTTATATATACCACAGCAACATCCAAGTAGAGATTTACAagatactttttttataaaagatcCAGAAATATGTCAagataattttattgatataGGATATAtcgaaaatgtaaaaagagTGCATTCTGTAGGTGATTATGGAAGTTTTGGTTGGAATTATGAATGGAAAATTGaagaaagtaaaagaaaTGTACTCCGCACACACACGACTTCTAATTCGTGTAGAACTTTATTCAAATTAGCAAAAGAGTATAATCGAAAAGGACATATAATAttaccaaaaaaatatttcagtATTGATAGAGTTTTTCGAAATGAAAATCTTGACAGTACACACTTAGCGGAATTTCATCAAGTGGAAGGATTAATaatagataaaaatttaGGACTTGCTCATTTAATCGGTACCTTATCtgcattttataaatatataggtatacataaattaaaatttaagcCAGCATTCAATCCTTATACTGAGCCTTCAATGGAAATATTTGGTTATCATGAACAAAGTAGAAAATGGCTTGAAGTTGGAAATAGCGGCGTTTTTCGACCTGAAATGTTAAGGGCAATGGGTTTTCCAAAAGACGTATCGGTCATTGCCTGGGGGCTAAGCTTGGAAAGACCCACTATGATCAAGTATAACGTTAAGAATATTAGAGACCTCTTTGGTTACAGGAGTACTCTGTAG
- a CDS encoding LCCL domain-containing protein — MMLLYAKDPDISLGNITEFRQQHRKTLDGRLCAAAFLHDDQTYTDCTSAPSPDGTSGREWCYVEVQLLGKGVRDWDYCANTVNYDKLRLHAKKVFEEKSLEADRLRDRLHVLSSRVYGMLQKYDSVCGKKHELINNRIEKINEWLNKSAESIGQIENNSIDLSRTKNIIEELQKNMNNEKESLKEAEENCAHAPGYENEPYHDGLRVSYFNNSLFLGIPVESKIEKEINFSYNNRGPLDNLSPYKYSIRYEGFLLAPHSGIYTFIVETDCYVRLRINNTIILLYGLEEVETEGGKSTISLSSSSSSLYSNMPKGVTFSNSNDEVSNVVKKISRPIELMGGEKHSFLLDISHSSHLKYRKGESSSFKLFWKSSRIDEQVIQSNYFFSDNIIPPIRFSSLDAQLFDIGLVDVNESPFKDDKNWIISQIAPKYVSLHVLKTDISPQFRHFSFSVNTGCNLFIASPIDDIFPLSPYKDSLWKAYDTDDIVELNHLKTKKKKIFKIKFISLKHRSMIKFNVSIDIPFFIFSKQRKILPTVCSSDEEENLTSPDSAAFKECTQSSALSNEYNCIAALNSYHNDKKFTTWRTGSGSTIGEYIQIYFKKPVQVSKFRFKGRDNILTWPSEISLHFDDTEIVIPILYTSSIEYNTTKFEHPIITTSVKIVIRDMFMNNDETGGSFQLIGNSCTITDDDYLLHHAVIDITDCKSTLNNIPDVMPLLNGDKFLTTCEYHCIENLYGEVYGSTVYSPDSAICKAAVHAGICNEKNKQYCKFLIIINDKEENYIGNLQNNVLSLSQNSKNTNSAFSFSFSSAYVQNINKLYSSIPNSYSIVFKNNNDLNIPNKFLVDSGDVFTDYVNFAYGWKQKISFSSPFPSLQKSIYPNGVYSGGIDFPPASASQHCLTHFDCQANFWKFQTNQNGTFAVQVLVGNVFSNDNQKAFIEINGIPIIKNELLQSNEYFVAVKNVQVINRSIILTSTCLEEESVCQNAKTTIIAVQILQV, encoded by the exons atgaTGTTGCTTTATGCAAAAGACCCAGACATATCTCTTGGAAATATAACAGAATTCAGACAACAACACAGGAAGACTCTGGATGGAAGACTTTGTGCTGCTGCTTTCCTTCATGATGACCAAACATACACAGATTGCACAAGTGCACCTTCTCCAGATGGTACTAGCG GGAGGGAGTGGTGCTATGTGGAAGTGCAGCTACTAGGAAAGGGAGTGCGGGACTGGGACTACTGCGCTAATACAGTGAATTACGATAAGTTGAGACTGCATGCAAAGAAAGTGTTTGAAGAGAAGTCGTTAGAAGCAGACAGACTGAGGGATAGGTTACACGTATTGAGCAGTCGAGTGTATGGTATGCTGCAAAAGTACGATTCAGTATGTGGTAAGAAACATGAACTTATAAATAATcgaattgaaaaaataaatgaatggtTAAATAAAAGCGCTGAGTCTATTGGCCAGATTGAAAATAATTCTATTGATTTATCTAggacaaaaaatataatagaagAATTACAAAAGAATATGAACAATGAAAAGGAAAGTTTAAAAGAGGCAGAGGAAAACTGTGCACATGCACCAGGGTATGAAAATGAACCATATCATGATGGGTTAAGAGtatcttattttaataatagtCTTTTTTTAGGTATACCAGTAGAATcgaaaattgaaaaagaaataaatttttcttataataataGAGGACCTTTAGATAATTTATCCCCTTACAAATATTCTATCCGTTATGAGGGTTTTTTATTAGCCCCTCATAGTGGTATCTATACGTTTATTGTAGAGACAGACTGTTATGTAAGATTAAGAATAAACaatactattattttgttgtacGGTTTGGAGGAGGTGGAAACTGAGGGAGGAAAGAGCACAATATCGTTATCGTCATCGTCGTCCTCTTTATACAGTAATATGCCAAAGGGTGTTACATTCTCTAACTCTAATGATGAAGTTAGTAATGTAGTTAAGAAAATTTCTAGACCAATTGAACTTATGGGAGGCGAAAAGCATTCATTCCTTTTGGACATTTCTCATTCTTCTCATTTGAAATATAGAAAAGGAGAATCCAGTTCTTTTAAACTATTTTGGAAATCTAGTAGAATAGATGAACAAGTAATTCaaagtaattatttttttagtgaTAATATTATTCCCCCTATTAGATTTTCCTCCCTAGATGCACAACTGTTTGATATAGGTTTAGTGGATGTAAACGAATCTCCATTTAAAGATGACAAGAATTGGATAATTAGCCAAATTGCACCTAAATATGTAAGTTTGCATGTTCTAAAGACAGATATATCCCCTCAATTTAGACATTTCTCATTCTCAGTTAACACAGGATGCAATTTATTTATAGCATCTCCTATTGATGATATTTTTCCTCTAAGTCCATATAAAGATTCCCTGTGGAAAGCATACGATACAGATGATATAGTAGAATTGAATCACTTGAAAactaagaaaaagaaaatatttaaaataaaattcatttcTTTAAAACATAGAAGtatgataaaatttaatgtatCTATtgatattcctttttttattttttcaaaacagagaaaaatattaccAACTGTATGTAGCTCAGATGAGGAGGAAAATTTGACTTCTCCTGATAGCGCAGCTTTTAAAGAATGCACTCAATCATCTGCTCTTTCTAATGAATACAACTGCATTGCTGCATTGAATAGTTATCACAATGATAAGAAGTTTACCACTTGGAGAACTGGAAGTGGTAGCACCATAGGAGAgtatattcaaatatattttaaaaaacctGTACAAGTAAGCAAGTTTAGATTTAAAGGAAgagataatatattaacatggCCATCCGAAATATCCCTCCATTTTGATGATACAGAAATAGTAATTCCTATATTGTACACATCTAGTATAGAATATAATACAACCAAGTTTGAACACCCTATCATTACAACATCGGTAAAGATAGTAATTAGAGATATGTTTATGAATAATGATGAAACTGGTGGTTCCTTTCAACTAATCGGAAATTCTTGTACAATAACAGATGACGATTACCTGCTTCATCATGCAGTCATAGATATTACTGATTGTAAGAGCAccttaaataatatacctGATGTTATGCCTTTACTTAATGGagataaatttttaactACCTGTGAATATCATTGTATTGAGAATTTGTATGGAGAAGTTTATGGCTCTACTGTGTACTCTCCTGACTCGGCAATATGTAAAGCAGCTGTACATGCAGGTATctgtaatgaaaaaaataaacaatactgtaaatttttaatcataattaacgataaagaagaaaattatataggaaatttacaaaataatgttttatcATTAAGTCAAAATAGTAAAAACACAAATTCAGcattttctttctctttttcctCTGCATATGTACAAAACATTAATAAGCTATACAGTTCAATACCAAATAGCTATTCTAtcgtttttaaaaataataacgaCTTAAATATACCAAACAAATTCCTAGTGGATTCAGGTGATGTATTCACAGATTATGTAAACTTTGCTTATGGatggaaacaaaaaatatctttttcaaGTCCATTTCCATCATtacaaaaaagtatatatccAAATGGTGTTTACTCAGGAGGTATTGATTTTCCTCCTGCATCAGCTAGCCAACATTGTTTAACTCATTTCGATTGTCAAGCTAATTTTTGGAAATTTCAAACAAATCAGAATGGTACATTTGCTGTTCAGGTTCTAGTTGGAAATGTCTTCTCAAATGATAATCAGAAAGCTTTTATTGAAATTAATGGAATAcctataattaaaaatgaactcCTCCAGAGTAATGAGTACTTCGTTGCTGTTAAAAATGTGCAAGTTATCAACAGGTCCATTATCCTTACTTCCACCTGCCTGGAGGAAGAGTCAGTTTGCCAGAACGCAAAAACGACTATAATAGCCGTGCAGATATTGCAGGTCTAG
- a CDS encoding rRNA biogenesis protein RRP36: MDAQTHAEKQKEKKIKKSQRPLVVSNRKPFNVIHKNHTPKPSVRDPRFSDFSGSFNPNFFRNAYKFLYESREEEKKLIEKKLKSKNLTEDEKSELKKKYNNYKSTDVLLKKKEEERKLKSLLIKQEKENILNKKKKPFYYSDRKIKKIVEEKMANNRSIQKVIRKERKILQKERKTNSIPERRYVENG; encoded by the exons ATGGACGCCCAAACTCATGCAGAAAaacagaaagaaaaaaaaataaaaaaaagtcaaaGACCTTTGGTTGTAAGTAACAGAAAGCCTTTTAATGTTATTCACAAAAACCACACTCCCAAACCTTCCGTAAGGGACCCCAGATTTTCGGACTTCTCAG GGTCCTTTAAccctaatttttttagaaacgcttacaaatttttatacgAATCTAgagaggaagaaaaaaaattaattgaaaagaaactaaaaagcaaaaatttaacagaagatgaaaaatccgaattaaaaaaaaaatataataattataaaagtacAGACGTGctactaaaaaaaaaggaagaagaaagaaaattaaaatcacTACTCATAAAGCAAGAGAaggaaaacattttaaataaaaagaaaaaacctTTTTACTACAGtgatagaaaaataaaaaaaattgtagaagaaaaaatggcAAATAACAGAAGTATTCAAAAGGTTATTagaaaggaaagaaaaattttacaaaaagagagaaaaacGAACAGTATTCCAGAAAGGAGGTACGTTGAAAATGGCTAA
- a CDS encoding photosensitized INA-labeled protein PHIL1 codes for MLFSGSPKIYSYNKKGNIKKLDFFSCKSIILPQEHIDTKNNLICTTKVIPNTYETICDNIFKMQMAHDNNYDNERMGTNAYDNRNSNIYSVNIVPCDDGNFNNYTDVNVNVNVNANDMNQPLMFEDGAQGSADPAQPIDPGVVAVSNALFAYNNAFQCIPIKSSPNVFRRRSKGEANSEWSNAFVTRVDPCACGDAEEEFKPYEVTKYYDEGKVKTVFNFDQDNCKEAI; via the coding sequence ATGCTTTTTTCTGGATCACCcaaaatatatagttataacaaaaaaggaaatataaaaaagctagattttttttcttgtaaaaGCATTATTTTACCTCAAGAGCACATTGACACTAAGAACAATTTAATTTGCACAACCAAAGTAATTCCAAATACGTACGAAACAATTTGTGATAACATTTTCAAAATGCAGATGGCAcatgataataattatgacaACGAAAGAATGGGTACTAATGCATATGATAATAGAAactcaaatatatatagtgtgAACATAGTACCATGTGACGATGGTAATTTCAACAACTATACTGATGTCAATGTTAATGTAAATGTTAATGCTAATGATATGAACCAACCATTAATGTTTGAAGATGGTGCACAAGGCAGTGCAGATCCTGCACAACCAATAGACCCCGGTGTTGTAGCTGTTTCAAATGCTTTATTTGCTTATAACAACGCTTTTCAATGTATACCTATTAAATCATCTCCAAACGTGTTCAGACGAAGATCAAAAGGAGAAGCAAATTCTGAATGGAGCAATGCTTTTGTAACAAGAGTAGATCCTTGTGCATGTGGAGATGCAGAAGAAGAATTCAAACCATATGAagttacaaaatattatgatgAAGGAAAGGTTAAAACTGTATTCAACTTCGACCAGGATAACTGCAAAGAAGCCATTTGA